The genomic region tgcagacggtcaatgtaaacaaaatgtgtcacggcctgccagcagattaccctgatgggccatgtgccgaaggttgccgacccctgtcacAGAACCTTTATCCTTTCATTTCCTTAGTCCATAGGTCTTGCCATTCCTTTGCAAGCTCTTCCATGGCCACACTTTTAAAGCCTTGTTTACTTAAGGATATCTTAATATCCACTCCTTCATTTTTTAGAGCATGTTTTGCTGCTGTCAGCCATCTCACTTCCAGGTATTCCAATATGCAATAGCATCCATGGTATTGTAACACAGATACCTGCTTAATTCTACAGTTAGGAACATTATTTCAATTACGTCATTTCTGCTTTCTGAAGTCCCTGTTCTGATTGTCATTATGCTTGACGAGCAATCAGATAAAATTACAGCTGCAGCCCATTGCACATCTCTTATCCATGTTAGTGCGAACATTATCCCCATCAGTTCAGTTGTCAGAATGGTCACATCATTTAATAGCATTTTAGATTTCTGAATTCCAAGACCAGGAACACAGAAGGCTGttcctactctacttgtgctgtCATCTTTTGATTCTTCTGTAGAAACTTGGCAAAGGTGGCCTCATTTTTCATAAATAAATTCAGGAATTTCATTCAGAATGTGTGGGGTTTTCCTTCTCTCAGTTTTCTCCCTCTACAATTCCAAATCCTCAAATGGGGGAATAATTTGCAGCTGAAATTTGATTTCCCATGACTAAAAATGTTTAGGTctctccatttttcttttttacaggtCTCCATCCATTTTTTTAACATGGATAGTatgaggaagtctgtggcaatcTACATAGTTTTGTCTACTAAGCTCCCAGCAATCCTCATAAATCTGTTGTGTACTTCTATTTTCAGGTTCCCCTTTTAGTTTTGCCCAAAAGTTTAGATATAATAGCTTCATCCTTGGATTTATACATACTTCTCCAGTGGCTACTGGCAGCACACACCCTGGCGTTGTTATCATTGCACCACATGCCAATCGCAGAGCTTGGGTGCGGAGCAGTTCCAAGTTTCTTacagttgtttctgaggctgaaCCAAAAGCTTGGCATCCATAATCTAAAACTGGTCTTACCAATGCTCTATACATTTTCATCAGTATCTTATTATCTGCACCCCAGTTTTTTCCAGCTACACTTTTAAGTAAGTTTTGTATGATATTATCTATGTCACTTTCCcagttaattatttttaattaaacatgACTTCTAGGAACATAAACTTTTGAACTATCTGAATTTTTTCACCATAAAGAAATAAGTCCCATTTTTCCTTAATTTTCTTCCTGGATAAAAGCATTCTCTTTGTTTTTGCAAGTGAGAATTTAAATCCCCAATAATTTCCCCACCTGGAAATTGTGCGGTGTGCCTCATCTGTCTTTTCTACagctacttgaagtcttttatGCTCAGTCCACGTAGCATAGCCATCTGCAACAAGGAAAATACCTATTCCTGTCTGCACACTTTCTGGGAGGTGATTTATAATAATGGAAAACAAAGTAGGTCTGATAATATTCCCTCATAGAGCTCCATGGGTAAGCTTGTAGGTTTTTGATGTTCCCACTATGACTTGTATGGTTCTGTCACTTAAAAAGTCCCTTATCCACCAAAACATTCTCCTTTTTATTCCAGCTTTGGCTAGTTTATATAAGAGGCCAGGAAGACTTTTACCACAAAGTTCTTTGTCCTTATGCTTTTTTGTACCTCTGTTTGTAATCTGATTATATGGTCAACTgtgcatttttctctctctttctccacttTGTATGTCCACAAGTCTTACATTTATCATTTTTTCCATGATCTTCCCCGCATACATTCTGAGGGCAATGGGCCTGTAAGTGTCAGGTCTTGCATGTACCTTGCCTGGTTCCCTCACTGGTATTACCAATACTTGTTTCCGTTCTACTGGCAGCTATCTTTTTCCCAAAATATCATTATATAACTGCAACAGAATCTTTAGACTTTATTCTGACAAGTGTTGACGCATTCCATTACTTATatttaaggttaagattttgtcacggttatttttagtaaaagttacaaGTCGcagacaataaataaaaattcacggaCGCTTGTGACctgtctgacttttactaaaaataatgggggaggagggactgaTGGGACAACTGAAGCCTAAGCCCaagccacagcagctgggagctccaggggccccaacaCTCGCAGTGACTGAGAGCTTTGAGGTCTCCCCGCTGCCCACGGCGACTGAGAGCTCTGGCTCATGGGCTGACAGCTATGGGCCCGCCACCctgggctgaagcagaaaatgtcacaaaGGTCTCTAAAAAAATCACAGACTCTGTTACTTCCATGACATAATTTTGTCCTTCCTTATATTATCTTTATCTGGAGctgtatttttcctttttctagtGGCTAAAATAAGCTCCTACATACTAAAACTTTTGTTTAACGCATCATCAGCATATTCTCGCCAGCCATTTAATAGTTCACAGTAATCCTCAATAAACCTCCATGTTTTTCACAAAACCTATTTCTTTGATTCATATCACTACTGACCTTTTGGAATTCTTTTGCTAAAATGTCTGCCTTTCCTAAGTTGGAGACCTTAGTTTCATTGCTTCATTATTTAAGACTTTTACTTCCAATTCCAGTCATTCTTTGAATTTGCTTATATATTTCTGAAAACCTTGAACCTAGCAACATATATTTCTCCAACATTCTTTTTTTGTCATTCTGATAATTCTTTGCATCACCACCTTACAGCTTTTATAATTCTTTAAGTCTTTAGTATTCACTATATGTTTGTTTGCTTGGATGCCTTATTTCTTTCCTTGATTGCTAATTTGCAATCCTAATTCCACCAGGGAACCGAATTTCTAAATCGGGGGAAATTTGGTGTTTTGTAGATGGCCAGATCAGCTGTCGCTGTAATTCTTTTTATTACGTTGTTATAGAATTTTCCTAGATTGTCAGTTGTACAGCTACTGCATAAATATTCATTATCCTTAATCTTGAAAGGGTCCCAATTAGCTTTTTAAAATTCCAGTTCAGAACTCTTTTCATGTTTTTTGACATTTCTTCAGCCTTAATACCCAATAAGTATAGGAAGTGATCATTTCCCATTTACTAGCTTATTTTATTTGTTGCAATTCCCAGATCCAAAACTGAAGAGGATCCATCCAATCAATTAAATCTAGTAGGTGCTACTGTGTTCAATATACCGTTATGCATATCAATAAATTGTTCTAAACATTTACCATTTCAGTCAGTTTTCTTACTTCACCATAGCACATTATGACTATTAAAGTGTCTGCAAATTATCAAAGGGTTTTTGACATTACATAATTTTTCTAGCTCTAAATTAACTAATTTTTACATGGATTATAAAAATTATATATCTGTATGTAAGTGATTTTGTTCTGCATGGGAATCTTAATAGCATTATATTCAGAACATAGTTTCTGCGCATCCATTTTGATGTAGCTAAATCCTCCCCTCGTTTGGTAGCGTCTCGATCCCTCCAGAGTACATCATACCTCCGTAGATTGAACACAAGTTTACTTATTGCCAGTCTTCCTTGCACACATATTACATTAGGCGTttttccccattttagagatggctTTCTTAAATTCCTGTCTATGCACTATTAAACCATGCACATTCCAGCTAAGGATCATTAAGATCATGTTATTTAAGCTATATTATTGCCTTCAGTCAAAATCCTGTTAATATGGTCTATTGAGAGGTTGTCTGTCTTTACATATTTTTCTGCTGCATTTGCTGTGATTTCAAACCTTTGAGGTTTTTTCTCCATCTGCAAGGTGCAGTTAATTACTTCTATaatgagcactatacacttcTCTTTACTTACAAGCAATACATCATCTCCCATTCCTCTTATATTCTCCTCCCTGATCAGAGATGTGTTCTGCTGCCCCtgaacatctttttttttcttgtgtatttttttctattttctgcaGTGTGTATCTTTTGATAGCCTCTGCATGAGATACTTTGTGAACAGGTTTCATTTTTCTCTAGCTTATTCTCCTACTGCACATCCTTTATTGCTGCACTGTGCTTTCCCCCGCAAGTGCTGCATTTATGTTCTGTTCCTTCTATACACTTGTCATGGGAGTTATTTCCTCCACATGTACTGCACCACATTGTACCCTTACAAATGGCTGTCCAAACCTTTGACAATTAAAGCTCCTCTCCTGCAGTGTGGGGAGTAGGAATATATGATTTAACCCCAAAATATTGATAATCCATTTGGATCCTACTGGGAAGTGTTCTACCTTTAAGTGTTACATGTACAGTCATAGATGGCCTTCCCGCCCCCCATTACTAAGTAGCCATTTAACAAACAATAATTTATCTTCACCTATACTCTTTTCTATATCATCCTCAGATAATCCTTGTAGCATTTCATACATAACCCTTCTTACTTCAATCAGGAATTTAGGCTGTTGAGAAGTAACTTTCACTTTCCCTAAGGTTACAGTTTTTAGAAGTTTTTCAGCTTGTTCTTTATGTGTACACTCTATCAATAGATCACCACACAGCAATTATTTTAGCTCTTTGAATGACTCCAACACTTGGCTTTATCCATTCTGCCATTTTCAGGGGTTCAACATCCTCTGTTTTCACATCGTCTCTCTCTGGTCTAACAGTTATAAAATGCTGACTTCTATCCTGGTTTTTTAAATGTCTATGAATTCCTTATTCTTCAAACCTGAtatagctaatttttttttatttttcctgatCCGAGACCATCCCTCATCCCTTGTTTTTTCTCCTTCATAATCCAAGACAATTTTCTCTTTTTCCCCACTGACCTCCATTGTCAGGTTCAACGTTCAGCCTCATTTCAGCTGGGGGCcagctgcagtcctccacccttcctcctcctcaactGCTTGTCAGCCAGCCTTCTCTCTCCACCATCCTCAGCTACTGCCTCCTTTCTCCACTAGCTGCCCCCGCCAGGCCCCTTCCCCTTTGGTTCTGTGGCACAGCAGGCTCACTTCCTGAGTCTATGGCTGCTCTCCACTGGATTTCACAGACAGGTTATGACAAAGTCTGTCACCTTTCCCAGGATGATTAAAAATTGCAGAATAGCTTTTTTAAGTGGGCCCCATTTTCCTTGCATTCTGTACAAGTGTTGCAAAGAAAATTTTATTACTCCAAGGTTTCTGAGTTTTCCGTATAAATATCTCCTTTTACTGGTACAGTCTTTACAGGTCCAGGAGAGATGATCTATTGTTTCTCAGACCTTAAATCCATCCTTAAATTTTTTGTTAGAAATAGATTACTATTTAATCCACAATGACCTGTTAAAATTCTGAATAGGGCCACTTCACTCTCCTCTCAGGTCTTTGGATTATATAAACATTTTCAACTATTGGGCATACTTCACATATTCCCTCCTTTCCCCCGCCTTCGTTTCACGTAGCCACAAGTTCCTGCCATTCCTTCCTTATCTCATTTTTGATTAAGTGTGTACATTCAATTTGCTTAATGGGATGTCTAGACCAACTTGTTCATGCTCAATAGCATTTTTTGCCTCTTTGTCTGCCTATGCGTTGCCAGCAATCCCTACATGTGCCAGGATCCATGCTATTACCACAGTCAGATTGCATTGCACTAATTTGTTTGTTAGCAGCAATATTTCATTAAGTATATCATttccagttagggtgaccagatgtcctgattttatagggacagtcccgttatTCAGGGCTTTTGCTTCCTCTTTGGAGCCATCAATATACATTTGACAGTAATGTCCACACTTACCACAGATATATTGATTTGTTATATCTTGTATTTTAatcattcttttcctttttttaaattttattataaaATTCCATGTCTATTGCGGAGAGATGGTTTTCCAGTGATAGAGTATTTTCCTATAGCTATAGATTTTGGCCTCTTGCAACCCTTTCTTttcactggactagatgacctctcaaagtcccttcaaTCGCTATATTTCTGTGATTCCACCCCAGCCAGGAAGCAGCAGGCAGGTGCAGTTAGAGCCTCCTCCATTTCTCTCCTGCCAGGAAACAAGGGTAAAGGAGCAATCAAAGTGAATTCCCAGCTAGGGGCTATCAGCCCAACCAAAGCATGACCAGCTGATGGCAGGAAGCAACCATATCTCCCTTGCAAGGCAGCAGCACCTAGCCGCAGGGCCACCAACCAAAAGACAGCCTTTCACCCAGATCAGGACAAGGAGCAACCAGGGCAGAGCCTCCAGGAGGTGCCAGAGTTAGTTGAACGTCAGCTGGGGAGATACCAGAGCCAGATAGGACCAAGACAATTCCTATGATCCTAAAGTTCATTCCATGCATCAACCTTCTTGGATTTATGTTCTGCTCATTTGGATGTTTGCAGTCATTTATGCAAATGAGGCAATGCAGTGTCATAAAATATGCAGATTAGCCCATTTATCATCTGGGCAAATTTCTGAACCTTCAGACTTAGCAGGTATGTTCAGAAGAAAATTGTAGCCTCCTGCCCCTTGCCCCACCACCACTGGGCAAAAGCAGGAAAACATCAGCGCAGATCCAGGTATTCTCAAAGGCCTCTCTCTGTTCAGGATGGAGAGATAATACATTCTGTTTGACTCTAAATCTATTATATTAGAGCTTGGGGGTTTAATCTTATGAATAAAGGATATCTACTTGTTTCACCTTTCCAGGAAAAGAAAATTTACAAATCTGTATCGAGCTAACATTTTgactcttatttatttatttatttattgcaagcTTTCATAAAAATGTCATTTGCTTAAATGTGTTTCTTTATCCAAGTATTTGAAGTCTATGGTTGCAGTCGCTCACAAATGTACAAATGAACCATAATGTATCTCTGTTATTCTAACTGCCTCCTGCTAGCTGCAGTAAAATAACATCTTTTGCACAATACTAATCCAGAGTCAGATACCAGCTCATAgttctcacacacatacacactggtACAGTGGGCAGTCTGCCGCCTCCTGATTGGTGGTTCAGTTGCCTATGAAATAGACCTCGGGAAGAGTTCTTGGGTTCCCATCCAGTACGTCAGACCACAACATCACACAGGCCTCAGGCCTCTCTACCAATTCTGGAACCCATGCCTTCTATATGTCCCCACTAGCTGGCAGCATGGCTTAATGGATCCTTGCTATTAGGAATTCTCCCTGGACAGCAGCTGGCTGTGAGCTCCCCCTCAgcctccatcccaccccccaccccctcccaaaaaaaggtCAGTGAAGGGGCTTCACCAGCTTGGAGGGAAGACAGAGGAAATCAGCATAGCCTCTTAATTTAATACTTGTATCTGAAGGATTCCACAGGACTGGTATCAGAACAATGTGTATCTTCCCCCCATCCACTTCTCCCTGGGCCTGCTTGCTACTTCTGCATGGATCCTCAGGCCCACGGAAAACTCTCTGTCCTAGGAACAGAGGCAGAAAATGCTGCCACAGAGATGAACAACATTCAGCACATGAGGGGAGAGGCGCAAAGATGTTCCCCTCCAAACGTGGATGCAAAAGGCACAATATggcccttatttttttttaaaatgtaaacgcATCAATTCCTGTTTGCGTTCCAAGTGGATCATAGTCACCAAGATGTAACTAGTCACATTCTGGAGACTCAACTGCATTAATAATTAATGTAaaattagtctttttttttcttttggtggaTTTGTATTTGAACAGGAAAGTGAgagggcaatgggagctgtgactAGAGATACACACATAGTCTGAGCAGGCCCTGTACTTGTTTCCCTGCTGAGTCCTCATCAAGTCACCTTTCTATCTATAGTTCTTTCAACGTATAGCAGAAAACCAATGACAAGCACAATTGTTATGGGTTAACTGCTACTAAAAATACTCCCATACTTGTCCATCTATAACGGGCACTTTTGTATGTGCTCTTTGCCTTGGTGAAATATTGAAACTTCAGTAGCTTTATGAAAATCAATACTTTTCATTCAAAAATCTAGTTAATATTTGGATACAATGCAAAATATTCAGAACAAAAATATCTCTGTAGAATGTCTATGTGTAAATTTCAAATACAAATTCAAATTCTGTGATCTCTATCTGAACAAAATTCTCTGTTAATGTATCGAATCAACATGTAGTTCCCATTTTTAAGCATTTAGCTGTAATAGCCCAAATTGTCCCCTCACTTATACACCAGTGCAACAAAGGATTATTCAACCCCAAAGCgctagggccagatcttcaactggcCACAGATCAATTTACACCAATGGAGGATTCAGCCCTCAATGTTAAGTTCTAGTCAAGATGTATGGCAGCTCATTTGTCTATCCTGTGGGGTTCACTGCCAACTCAAATGCTGCATGAAGATAAATGAGTTTAACATAAAACACAAGCCAACATAAAATGGAAGCAGATTGTGAAGTATCTCAAACATATGCCAAAGGATATATAATAGAAGAAATGTCCTACCTTCACAGCATGTGGTGCATCCGACACACTTCGCTCTGGTAGAGTAAGAAGAGGTTTTGATTCCAGTGTTGTTGGCTTTTTGGGAGGTCTGGGTGGTGGGAGTAGGACTTGGTTTTCAAATCTCCTCACCATGTAATATTGTTCTTCACTGATCTCTTCCACAATAGTCCTAGTTGGGGAGGATACAGTTTCATCAACAGATTTGCTGAGCAACTGAACAGACATATTTAGACGATACACAGGAATTTCCCAACTGTCCGCAGGATCGCCAGCACTACTGATTAGCAAGTAAGAGTCTGTGATTTCTTCTTCAAGCTGCAGTCCAGGCATAGCAGCCAAGACATCCTCCTCAATGGAGAGATCCCTCACAGACACTTTGACATTAAAGGGCAAGCGGAACTCTTTGCAAAGCTCTGAAAGCTGGTACTGTCTCTTGTCATGAATCACTTCTACAAAGCCGCCTTCCATATACATAGGAAGAAGCACTTCCTTATAGGCCTCACTTAATATTTGTTCACAGGCCAAAACATCTATCACTTTCTTCCTTCCCTGATATATGACTTCACCGGTCTGGCGCTGTTGAACTAGAAACTGGTCTCCAACAGAAACAGAAAACAATTCTGCATGGGGAGAATCAAAGGCTTTAGTTGCTACAACATGAAGCTGCTCCTTGTCACTTCTTGCTATCTCCAGGTCATAGGCAGTTAGAAACTCCCGAGGTCTTCTTTTGAACTTTCCTTTGTAGCTGGCAGGAATTAAAAAGTGTCTTTTGTGGGAATCACTTCTGATCTCAGATGCGAGGATTCTTTTTGCCTGGTACTTTTTGTGAATGACAATTTCCTTCCCAGGACATAATAAATTATAAGGTTGCTGTCTTCCTGTGGGCCCTTCTATTACCTCAGCAACCATAGGAAATTCTTTGCTTGTCCTTTCAAATACATCTTCCATGGATAATGGATGAAGGAAACAGCTAATATCATAAGAGTCTGTTACATCTATGACTTCAATATCTAGATCAGAGAGGATATGAACTATATCCCTTCGAACTGAAAGGAAAAAGGTAAAAGTCAGTTTTTGTTTTCACACTGATTTTGTAATGAAATATACACACTCCAAGAGAcaacttaaaaaaaccctctaagaTGATGTACAACAATTGTGTCCACAATTTTGCCAATTATCAATGCAAATATTATAATTTAAAATGTCTATTTCATTTGCAGGAGCAATTAGGCAGTTAGACATCTAATGGAAGAGGAAATAAATGAGATGAGACAATAGAGGTACACAAAATAACAAAATGTACAGAAAAGCTCAATAAAGTGCCCCAATTTACCTTCTCTAAGAATACCAATTGAACAGAAATAAATGTAGTGCATAATGAACTAacagaactcattgccacaagatgccACTGAGGCCAAAAACTAGCAGGATTTTAAAAGGTGATAACATTAATATGGATAATGAAACTAAACATCTACAATTACACTAACTATTATAAAAACCAATActgcttttttaaaagaagagatATAAACCTTCATGTTCCAGGGTATGTGGTTAGCTTATCCCAGAATTATCCATTATTtgcgccttcctctgaagcatcgagtactggccactgtcagagacaggatactgcacTAGATGATCTGATCCCGTacagcaattcctatgttcttataatTGCATTTGCAAAATTGCATGTGCTAGTAATTACAGGTGCAAAATTGAGAATACTATTAAGAGtcatttgaaaatttggtcctagCTATTTTCATTATAAACAAGTTCTCAGGACAGTGTAATTGAACAAGGAACATTATTTAAAGGCCTCCTTCATTAAGTTTTTTATTGTACATACATACACATGCTGCATAGCAGATCCTACATTTATACTTTATGTGTTATGATATACTAATTCTTCACTCTTTAAACTCAGTACTTAATGTACATTTTATATAATAAGAATTTATGACATCTGGTCAGCATCTGTGTATGCACACTCTGCCCTTGTCATATTATCATCTTCAGGAGCCAAACATTTTGACTAGTGTGAAGAAATGTTGCCAAACTAAGGGTGATTAGTGAGAATTAAAACAATAGTCTACAAATGGATACATTTTCTATGAGCTGCGGAGGGAGTTACATACATCAATCTAGTtattgtgggggggtgggagagagaatgGACACATGTATAGCTCCTGCCCACAGCCTCTGAAAATGTAATTAACCACCCTCTTACCAGTGATCTTTTAATTGAGAACTGAGTTTGCCTTACTTCATTTAAAATCTATAGAGAGAGCTTCACTGTTTTCTAACGAACAGTGAGGATCCATTTTAGGCAGTTCACAAGTAAACAGTTAACCAGGTGCAGAGTGACTCATTTCTAAAATCAACATTTAGGAGACATTTAATGTAGTTTACATATTGAATGCACTGTGAAAAACATACATGTGAATGCAAATAAAAACAAGGCACACATCAGGATGTGGAGTTGAGAGACAAGTGCATATTTCACATTATGTCACAACCATCTGGTAGTTTTTTAGGAAACTAAACTAATTTTTACTTAGGGCTTCGATCCTGCAGTTTGGATCTAAGTGGGCATAGGGATACAGCTATGtggattgcaggactggggcccaaaCCACTGAATCCAGCCACAGTTTTGAAAAATTGAGTATTTTAGCATGTGAAGATACACAGTAAGCCTATTAGCTGGATATTGGACTTGATGGAATATCTCCAATCAATCATTTAACAAATGTTGTGTCTTGC from Mauremys mutica isolate MM-2020 ecotype Southern chromosome 3, ASM2049712v1, whole genome shotgun sequence harbors:
- the THEMIS gene encoding protein THEMIS, which translates into the protein MASNLTKFIHSLDPRTLPRVLQIQSGIYFQGSVYEMFGNECCLPTGELIKVTGFKINKIIASICESNEDSQCSARIELPLNFPGLCKIVADKTPYLSIEEITRKVSIGPTRLGHPCFYCNEDIKLANFTIKQGEQIMFNSMEEVNGTLTVNCGVVRDNQSHSFTLPLSQEGEFYECEDDHIYTLKEIVEWKIPKSRNRIVKFTNMLHTWDSSNPLPENFDGCLILAPIYEVQGVMKFRRDIVHILSDLDIEVIDVTDSYDISCFLHPLSMEDVFERTSKEFPMVAEVIEGPTGRQQPYNLLCPGKEIVIHKKYQAKRILASEIRSDSHKRHFLIPASYKGKFKRRPREFLTAYDLEIARSDKEQLHVVATKAFDSPHAELFSVSVGDQFLVQQRQTGEVIYQGRKKVIDVLACEQILSEAYKEVLLPMYMEGGFVEVIHDKRQYQLSELCKEFRLPFNVKVSVRDLSIEEDVLAAMPGLQLEEEITDSYLLISSAGDPADSWEIPVYRLNMSVQLLSKSVDETVSSPTRTIVEEISEEQYYMVRRFENQVLLPPPRPPKKPTTLESKPLLTLPERSVSDAPHAVKNLYVDTTKKVCSDQATAVSELQVSCQNDLVHWENEDYVTGTATLLDTSVIKGPRNNMLLEENHSYEYADENVIENIRKKFQESTVHNKMYPLKKKREETSKME